Genomic window (Vicinamibacteria bacterium):
CATTCTGGGCGGCCTCGCGACCACCCTGGCGATCGCGGTGGCACGGCTTCCCGAGAGCGTCTCCTTCGCGGAAGCGGTTCACGTGGCGGGCCGCATGGGCCGACTGAACGCGATCGACTTCTCGTTCGATTGGAACAACCGCTACAACTTCTGGTCGGGCATCATCGGCGGTTTCTTTCTCGCGCTTTCCTACTTTGGTACCGACCAATCGCAGGTCGGCCGTTACCTCTCGGGCCAATCTGTCACGCAAAGCCGGCTCGGTCTCCTGTTCAACGGCATGGTCAAGGTGCCGATGCAGTTCGTGATCCTGTTCATCGGGGCCATGGTCTTCGTCGTCCATCAGTTCCACGCGACGCCGGTCTATTTCAATCCCGTGGAAACGCAGCGCGTCGAGGCAAGCGCGCGCGCGGACGAGTTCCAAGTTCTTCAGGCGCAGCACGACGCGCTCACGGAGGCGAAGCGAGCCGAGATCGAGACGTTGCTTCGGGCGCGCCGGGCCGGTGACCGCGCGGCCGAGGCGTCGGCGGCGACGTCCATCGACCGCATTCAGGCCGAGGCCAACGACCTTCGCATGCAGGCCCGCGAGATCGTGCGCGAGGTCAACCCGGGATCGGACGGCAACGATGTGAACTACATTTTCCTGTCGTTCGTGCTCGCGTCGCTACCGGTCGGCGTCATCGGTCTCGTACTCGCCATGGTCTTCGCGGGGTCGATGTCATCGACGGCCTCGGAGCTCAACGCTCTCGCCTCGACGACGATCGTGGATATCTATCGGAGGTTCTGGAAGCGTACGCGGTCGGAACAGCACCTGGTCGTGGTATCAAAGGTTGCGACCGTGGTCTGGGGTGGGCTCGCCATTCTCTTCGCGTTGTACGCCAACCGGCTCGGCTCGCTGGTCGAGGCCGTCAACATCCTGGGATCGCTCTTCTATGGCACGATCCTCGGAATCTTTCTGCTGGCGTTCTACGTGAAGCGGGCGAGGGGGACGGCGGTCTTCTTTGGGGCGCTGGCGGGAGAGGCTGCGGTCGTTGTCTGCTTCACGGCCACCGACATCTCGTTTCTCTGGTACAACGTGGTCGGTTGCCTCGGGACCATCGCCTGCGCGCTCGTGTTCTCGCTACCGGGCGGCCGCTGGGGCCGCCCGGTAGCCCGGTCCGTTACTTCTTAGCTTTCTTCCACTCCGCGACCTGCTTCTCGATCTTGGCGATCTCATCGGCGGGTGCGTCCGTCTTGCCCACTGCGATTGCCTTCTCCCCGAACTGGATGGCCTCCGCTGTCTTGCCT
Coding sequences:
- a CDS encoding sodium:solute symporter; this encodes MRSYDWLVLVASLAFIVVYGVWKGRRNRDLDGYILGDRSMRWYMVAFSIMATQASAITFVSTPGQAYVDGMRFVQFYFGLPLAMVVLSITAVPLYRRLKVYTAYEYLEHRFDVRVRSLAAILFLVQRGLACGLTIYAPAVVLSVLLGWNLQVTCLVIGVLVIIYTAAGGTKAVSHTNFWQMIIILGGLATTLAIAVARLPESVSFAEAVHVAGRMGRLNAIDFSFDWNNRYNFWSGIIGGFFLALSYFGTDQSQVGRYLSGQSVTQSRLGLLFNGMVKVPMQFVILFIGAMVFVVHQFHATPVYFNPVETQRVEASARADEFQVLQAQHDALTEAKRAEIETLLRARRAGDRAAEASAATSIDRIQAEANDLRMQAREIVREVNPGSDGNDVNYIFLSFVLASLPVGVIGLVLAMVFAGSMSSTASELNALASTTIVDIYRRFWKRTRSEQHLVVVSKVATVVWGGLAILFALYANRLGSLVEAVNILGSLFYGTILGIFLLAFYVKRARGTAVFFGALAGEAAVVVCFTATDISFLWYNVVGCLGTIACALVFSLPGGRWGRPVARSVTS